In Oreochromis niloticus isolate F11D_XX linkage group LG5, O_niloticus_UMD_NMBU, whole genome shotgun sequence, a single window of DNA contains:
- the st3gal8 gene encoding ST3 beta-galactoside alpha-2,3-sialyltransferase 8 isoform X1, producing the protein MIVRRKACVALVITAILFLMIASQSIQRRYFLFQPAAPPRGQSAPSGRMTAADFTGPISGQAPPYLKPEQIPLGPTEEEMVEEEMVEEENDEEENDEEEDEMVIQEQHMKNTKLCGCSDACISDNNGSEWFSQRYDAKQQPILKDTGNNLDSDALQWWLSLQRAGNDQSLEEVISKMFQVISPPSIDLEPVPSRCRSCAVVGNSGNLRHSGHGALIDSHGFVFRMNRAVTKGFEEDVGRRTTHHILYPESAVDIGNGISLVLLPFKLRDLEWLTSALSTGTVKMTYMRVKERVQADKDKVLVVNPAFFKYVHERWTESHGRYPSTGMLAIIFALHVCDQVSVFGYGADKQGNWHHYWEKNQFAGAFKKTGVHSADFENQIIKQLANEGKITLHLNTTTSVQTELVTNDRLVHKLD; encoded by the exons ATGATTGTTAGGAGGAAGGCTTGTGTTGCCTTGGTGATCACTGCCATCCTCTTCCTCATGATTGCCAGCCAGAGCATTCAGAGGAGGTATTTCCTGTTTCAGCCTGCAGCTCCGCCCAGAGGCCAAAGTGCACCCAGTGGCAGGATGACAG CAGCTGATTTCACAGGCCCAATTTCAGGTCAGGCACCTCCTTACCTGAAACCTGAACAGATTCCCCTTGGTCCCACTGAGGAAGAGATGGTTGAGGAAGAGATGGTTGAGGAAGAAAATGACGAGGAAGAAAATgacgaggaggaggacgagATGGTGATTCAGGAGCAGCatatgaaaaacacaaa GCTGTGTGGCTGCTCCGATGCCTGTATTTCCGACAACAATGGGTCTGAATGGTTCAGCCAGCGCTACGACGCTAAACAGCAGCCCATCCTCAAAGACACCGGCAATAATTTGGACTCTGATGCACTTCAGTGGTGGCTG AGTCTTCAACGGGCCGGTAATGACCAGTCCTTAGAGGAAGTGATCTCAAAGATGTTCCAGGTCATATCCCCACCCTCTATAGATTTGGAGCCCGTGCCCTCACGTTGCCGTAGTTGTGCAGTGGTTGGGAACTCTGGCAACTTGCGGCATTCTGGACACGGCGCACTCATTGATTCTCATGGCTTCGTGTTCCG gatGAACAGGGCGGTGACTAAAGGGTTTGAGGAAGATGTCGGCCGTCGTACGACGCATCACATACTGTACCCAGAGAGCGCAGTGGACATCGGTAATGGTATCAGCCTCGTCCTGCTGCCATTCAAACTGAGAGACCTGGAGTGGCTGACCAGCGCGCTGTCCACCGGAACAGTCAAAAT GACCTACATGAGGGTTAAAGAGAGAGTGCAGGCTGATAAAGACAAG gttctTGTGGTGAACCCAGCGTTCTTTAAGTATGTTCATGAACGTTGGACTGAGTCTCATGGTCGCTACCCGTCCACCGGCATGCTGGCCATCATCTTTGCTCTGCATGTCTGTGACCAG GTCTCAGTGTTTGGTTATGGTGCTGACAAACAAGGAAACTGGCATCATTACTGGGAGAAGAATCAGTTTGCCGGAGCCTTCAAGAAGACCGGCGTCCACAGCGCCGATTTTGAGAATCAGATCATCAAACAGCTTGCCAATGAAGGCAAGATCACTCTACACCTCAACACAACCACATCTGTGCAGACAGAACTAGTCACCAACGACAGACTGGTACATAAACTCGACTGA
- the st3gal8 gene encoding ST3 beta-galactoside alpha-2,3-sialyltransferase 8 isoform X2, with product MIVRRKACVALVITAILFLMIASQSIQRRYFLFQPAAPPRGQSAPSGRMTADFTGPISGQAPPYLKPEQIPLGPTEEEMVEEEMVEEENDEEENDEEEDEMVIQEQHMKNTKLCGCSDACISDNNGSEWFSQRYDAKQQPILKDTGNNLDSDALQWWLSLQRAGNDQSLEEVISKMFQVISPPSIDLEPVPSRCRSCAVVGNSGNLRHSGHGALIDSHGFVFRMNRAVTKGFEEDVGRRTTHHILYPESAVDIGNGISLVLLPFKLRDLEWLTSALSTGTVKMTYMRVKERVQADKDKVLVVNPAFFKYVHERWTESHGRYPSTGMLAIIFALHVCDQVSVFGYGADKQGNWHHYWEKNQFAGAFKKTGVHSADFENQIIKQLANEGKITLHLNTTTSVQTELVTNDRLVHKLD from the exons ATGATTGTTAGGAGGAAGGCTTGTGTTGCCTTGGTGATCACTGCCATCCTCTTCCTCATGATTGCCAGCCAGAGCATTCAGAGGAGGTATTTCCTGTTTCAGCCTGCAGCTCCGCCCAGAGGCCAAAGTGCACCCAGTGGCAGGATGACAG CTGATTTCACAGGCCCAATTTCAGGTCAGGCACCTCCTTACCTGAAACCTGAACAGATTCCCCTTGGTCCCACTGAGGAAGAGATGGTTGAGGAAGAGATGGTTGAGGAAGAAAATGACGAGGAAGAAAATgacgaggaggaggacgagATGGTGATTCAGGAGCAGCatatgaaaaacacaaa GCTGTGTGGCTGCTCCGATGCCTGTATTTCCGACAACAATGGGTCTGAATGGTTCAGCCAGCGCTACGACGCTAAACAGCAGCCCATCCTCAAAGACACCGGCAATAATTTGGACTCTGATGCACTTCAGTGGTGGCTG AGTCTTCAACGGGCCGGTAATGACCAGTCCTTAGAGGAAGTGATCTCAAAGATGTTCCAGGTCATATCCCCACCCTCTATAGATTTGGAGCCCGTGCCCTCACGTTGCCGTAGTTGTGCAGTGGTTGGGAACTCTGGCAACTTGCGGCATTCTGGACACGGCGCACTCATTGATTCTCATGGCTTCGTGTTCCG gatGAACAGGGCGGTGACTAAAGGGTTTGAGGAAGATGTCGGCCGTCGTACGACGCATCACATACTGTACCCAGAGAGCGCAGTGGACATCGGTAATGGTATCAGCCTCGTCCTGCTGCCATTCAAACTGAGAGACCTGGAGTGGCTGACCAGCGCGCTGTCCACCGGAACAGTCAAAAT GACCTACATGAGGGTTAAAGAGAGAGTGCAGGCTGATAAAGACAAG gttctTGTGGTGAACCCAGCGTTCTTTAAGTATGTTCATGAACGTTGGACTGAGTCTCATGGTCGCTACCCGTCCACCGGCATGCTGGCCATCATCTTTGCTCTGCATGTCTGTGACCAG GTCTCAGTGTTTGGTTATGGTGCTGACAAACAAGGAAACTGGCATCATTACTGGGAGAAGAATCAGTTTGCCGGAGCCTTCAAGAAGACCGGCGTCCACAGCGCCGATTTTGAGAATCAGATCATCAAACAGCTTGCCAATGAAGGCAAGATCACTCTACACCTCAACACAACCACATCTGTGCAGACAGAACTAGTCACCAACGACAGACTGGTACATAAACTCGACTGA